The stretch of DNA TAATTACCTATTTTTGCTGGCTTAACAATGTCTTGAAATTGGTAACTGACAGAATGATAAGATAAGTTTTAGGATTCATAGCGTAATTTAGTTGTATTTCTTCAGGGTGTAATGGTATTTAGAGCAAATACAATGCCTTTTCTTACATTCGGAAGCGATCTTGAGATTAATACATGATATGGTGCATATAGTCATGTAACACTTTAGTGAGATGATATTTGACCCATTTTAATGTTAAGACGGATACCTTCGTGTTAAGGGAGACTAACTGGTTCAACACATATATGTAATTTAGTATGTGCGGAAAGTTGAAAAGTCTTTTTGTCTTTCTTAAACTCGTAACATCATTAACATCCATATCAACCAAAGTTTCTACACCAAGTTTTACGTTGCAAGGTCCATGTCAAATGTGTATTGACATTGATATGGACCCAAGTCAAGGTCATCTTCTGTTTCCTTATACCCTTTTGCACGGTTCTAAATTCGCTAAAAAGGGTCTCTTTCTTGGACTGTTCATCATAGCTCAATTTCCACTGTTTTCCTACACTGACACTGACAGCATGTTGTCTCAACTTGTTCAACCTGGTGTTGGAGATTGGCTCCACTCGGGAGGGTCACTGTACACACTCACCAGGCGAGGCTAATAAACTCGTCATTCACCAAGACTGAAATTTAAGTGGTTGATCCATAAATTAAGTTATCATCATCATTCAAAATATTTAAGCGGATTAAGATGCATTTTTGCAGTAGTTCATAAACTCGAGTATGAATTTGAAGCTTAAACAATCAGACGATACTAGTATGTAAATTCTAGTAACAATTATCTCGTAAATTCAATGTTTCTTATCTCGTATCATGTACTCCGTATACATTATACAACTCGCTAAGAGCTTTGCTTTTTGTTGCTTGAAGAGAGGAAGTAAAAGGTTTCAAGATTTCTGGTAGCAGCGAGATTTCTGATAACAGTAACTCGAGTAAGGGAAAGGAGGGACAAAGCGAACCAGCTCCAATGAAGAAAACTGATGTAATTGAGGGGTAGGTTATATTTTCGTAGAAACAATCAGTAATGATTGTCTTCATACCGAGTTTTCACCATGGTGTTAATTCTGTCAGGAACGAGTCCAGCAAACTTCGTATCCATGGCTTCTACATTTTATTGTATGTAACCCGACTTAATGCTATAGGAGAGTTTTCTCTGTTTTGGGAGTAACATTTAATGTATAGCTTCTTATTCTAATCTTGCAGGGAGCAAATTAGGAGGCAAAGACCGAGCTTGAAATACCATGGTTAATAATTTTACCTATAATTATCAAATCCGCCATATTTATTCTTGTTTCCTGCATTCgtcaatgttttttttttcactgTTAATCAGGCAAAGAAGCGTACATCAACCACATGGAGGAAACTTTcagaaaatgcatgtttttttttttttttttttttttttttttttatgctgtACGCCTGTACTATGTATCATGTTATTCATGTACACAAGCGCGTGTAAGGCGCTCACACACAGTCGATCAGTAGATTCAGTTTAGAGCTATGAGGTCTGTTTTTTGAGGGCACTTGCGTAATTTGTGCTTGTTTAGAGGATTAAGAGTGCTGTAAAGGGGTGAAGTTATGCAGGTATCTGTCTTAACTCGATCCCTCTTTCACGACTGAGCGAGGTGCTTAAGTATTGCCTCTAGCGTTTTAAATGATCGAGCTTTTGGCAACAGCGATTATTATGATTGTCAAGATCATGTTAAAAAATGTTGCTGAGTTTTGTGAAATGGTTTCAGGAGAAGATGGTATTCATGGATGAAGCAGCTCAAAGGCTAAACAAAGACTAGTGCCATACAAAGCTATTCTCATCAGTTGCGGCTTAAATAATGGAATGACAGTATGACACAAGTCTGTTAATTCTAGTAACACTTCTTGCGTAAGTTAAATGTTAAAACTTCCATAATCAAGAACATCACAGCAGTAAAATCACATAATGAATTTAAAAGGGAAGGAATACATACAAATCGTTATTCATTAACAAGTAACAAGATCGATTTTGCATCTCAGTTCGCGTGTATTGGAATTCATACAATCTATTTTTAGGAGTTCTTATTGAATCTCCTCTTAAACCTGTTCACTCTCACTTTCACCGGCACATAAATTCTATCTGCAAGATCCTCAACAAACCGAAAATAAGCGTGTCTCCAAGTTCTCTTTATTACCAGAGTTCCGACCACGCCCCAAAATCCGGTAGCAACACCATACATGACGGCTAGGATAAACCATGTCTTTTTATATTTGTTGGTCAAACTTGATGCCGAGTGAAGTTCAGTGCAATCGTTTGGCAAAGGAAATCCGCATAAACCCGAATTGCCCGCATAAATAGATGGGTCAACAAAAGTTTGGAGTTGGCTACCTGTTGGAATTGGACCATGTAGGTTGTTGTTGGACAAATTCAACTTGCCTAGCCATGATATGGAAGACAAGCTCTCCGGTATAGTCCCTGAAAGATGGTTATTCGAGAGGTCTAATGATTCGAGCTGTTTGAGGTTGCCTATATTTTCTGGAATGTCTCCTGTAAGACGATTAAATGACAAGTTCAATGCAAACAATGTTGACATATTTGTGAGCTCCTCGGGTATTGTGCCGACTAAATAATTGCTCGAAAGGTCGATGACAGGCCCTTTAGTTCCGGCGAACACTTCAACTATTATTCCCTTGACATTTTCACTAATTTGTACAGTGGTATCACTAATGGGTCCTCCACTATTGTCAAATCCAATAGAGCCTAAACAACGAGGTATGTCTCCTGTAAACCGATTCTGTGCGAGTTCCAATATTAAAAGCCACCCAAGGTCGCATAGTTGTGAGGGAATGGGCCCATTAAAATGATTTCCTCGCAGACTAAAGATTTCCAAAAAAGAAGTCTCTTGTACCTTACCAAATCGTATCTCTCCGGATAGCATGTTGTCACTGAGGTCAAGCACCTCTACGGCGCTTATACCAGTTAAAAAGAATGAAGCATTATTTCCATCAGAGATTTCCCCAGTCAGAAGATTGGAAGACAAATCTATCACTTGAATATCTGATAAACCCAGCCATTTAGGTATTGTCCCGGAAAGCAAGTTGTTGTGAAGGTCCAGCCTCCACAAGTTAGGGTTATAATAATCAACTTCTTGCGGCAAAGATCCTATAAAAAAAGTGATTGTGAGAAAAACGTAGAAACTTAAAGTCATGACTCATGAGTAGGTCTCCTGACAAACGGTCTCTCAATAAGTTTATTGAGAGactattttataattttaagaaaaagtggtactaaagataataatatagtacaaatcatgattaaagataaaataggtacatttattatgtaaataggtacaaaattactatgtcacgatcaacaacaaaaggggcacgaaatacaaataaaagggtacgaaaaaATAGTCTCTCAAGAActtattgaaagaccgtctctcccaagttttattGATCGGGCAAGTTAATTTTTTGGCAATCATTTATATCTGTGAGAAAAGTTGAAAATGGTTTTATGTATGGCAAGTTGGCAAACATAATGTAACAGTTTAAAGAAAAAGCTGGGCATTATTGAACCTGTAAGTCGATTGCCAGAAAGACGTAATTCCCCAAAAGAGCTGGAGTTCCACAGCCATGCTGGCAATTCTCCTGAGATGCCAGTATAGGAAAGATCCAACCGCATGAGCTGAGTTTGATTCCTTAACCATTGAGGAAACATAATGTTTATCACACAAGAATGAACATTAAAAACATGAAGTTGAAAGGGAGGTCGCCAGTTGAAACTCGAGTCGAGATTGAGATTAAGATTATTGAAATTCATATCCAAATACGACAACTTTGAGAGGTTACCAATGCCGATGACAGTACCGTGAATAGAGTTTGATGAGATGTCTAGGTGCTCTATCACGGCTAAATTTCTTATAAAATCTGGAATCATTCCGCTCAACTTATTTTTCGAGAGATCCAAATACTTCAAAGCTGACAATTTCACAAAAGATGCAGGAACCCGACCTTTGAACCCATTGTAGGAAAGATCAAGGTAATTCAAGTTTGTGAGTTGTCTTAAAAAAGACGGCAGACTGCCATTCATCTTATTATGATGTAGATCAAGGTATTCTAAGTCAAAAGCACCACACACGGATGAACTCATAGAAGGCTCTAGGATATCTCCTTGGGAAATATTATTGTTGGACAAATCCAAATGCTTGAAGTTGCAAGGATTTCCCATTATTCCCATAGTCCCACCTTCCACATAACTAAAGCCATTTTTCCTCAAATCGAGAACTTCGAGCcgtctcatggctctaagccagAGGGGAACCGACCCATTAAAATTATTTGCAGCCAGATTTAGGGACCGAAGCGAAACCATATTTTTAAGAAGAGATGGAAGTGGACCTTCAAAGGCATTCGACGACAGATCAAGATGTTGAAGAGTGGAAAAATGTGCATTAGAAGTATTCGAGGATAAAGCCTCAGATAAGTGTGAGTTATATAAATCACAATTAGACAGGCTAAGTGCTGAAAGAGAAGGAAGCGCCATGAGTACTTTAAGAGTATCATGTGCTCGGGATAGGTTACATCTACTCATGTCAAGAGACTGCATTTTTAAAAGACTAGATGCCCATCCTAAACTTTCACCATATAAGCCGCTCATCTTCATGCCTATTTGACCAGAAACATGAAGATCAAGGTGAACTAAATTTGTGAGGTTGCCAAGTTGAGGGGGAAGGGGGCCAGAAAAGCCAGCAAAAGAGA from Silene latifolia isolate original U9 population chromosome 10, ASM4854445v1, whole genome shotgun sequence encodes:
- the LOC141606745 gene encoding receptor-like protein EIX2, coding for MMGRSFFLFVIVLLQVFHLSLCEHGEELESLSFIRCKKHELDALLKFKQSFTQDPMNRLSSWVGEDCCQWHGVICDNVTHNVVKLNLRSPSPNYYYHDFISLPDPQVSMVSSEVSSSLLELKLLTHMDLSGNDFSRSHIPEFIGSYRHLRYLNLSFAGFSGPLPPQLGNLTNLVHLDLHVSGQIGMKMSGLYGESLGWASSLLKMQSLDMSRCNLSRAHDTLKVLMALPSLSALSLSNCDLYNSHLSEALSSNTSNAHFSTLQHLDLSSNAFEGPLPSLLKNMVSLRSLNLAANNFNGSVPLWLRAMRRLEVLDLRKNGFSYVEGGTMGIMGNPCNFKHLDLSNNNISQGDILEPSMSSSVCGAFDLEYLDLHHNKMNGSLPSFLRQLTNLNYLDLSYNGFKGRVPASFVKLSALKYLDLSKNKLSGMIPDFIRNLAVIEHLDISSNSIHGTVIGIGNLSKLSYLDMNFNNLNLNLDSSFNWRPPFQLHVFNVHSCVINIMFPQWLRNQTQLMRLDLSYTGISGELPAWLWNSSSFGELRLSGNRLTGSLPQEVDYYNPNLWRLDLHNNLLSGTIPKWLGLSDIQVIDLSSNLLTGEISDGNNASFFLTGISAVEVLDLSDNMLSGEIRFGKVQETSFLEIFSLRGNHFNGPIPSQLCDLGWLLILELAQNRFTGDIPRCLGSIGFDNSGGPISDTTVQISENVKGIIVEVFAGTKGPVIDLSSNYLVGTIPEELTNMSTLFALNLSFNRLTGDIPENIGNLKQLESLDLSNNHLSGTIPESLSSISWLGKLNLSNNNLHGPIPTGSQLQTFVDPSIYAGNSGLCGFPLPNDCTELHSASSLTNKYKKTWFILAVMYGVATGFWGVVGTLVIKRTWRHAYFRFVEDLADRIYVPVKVRVNRFKRRFNKNS